One stretch of Corvus moneduloides isolate bCorMon1 chromosome 16, bCorMon1.pri, whole genome shotgun sequence DNA includes these proteins:
- the GPR139 gene encoding probable G-protein coupled receptor 139 has translation MEHSHLHLHNGSLLAHHRYGCGLGYAPVVYYSLLLCLGLPANILTVIILSQLVARRQKSSYNYLLALAAADILVLFFIVFVDFLMEDFILNKQMPQVLDKIIEVLEFSSIHTSIWITVPLTIDRYIAVCHPLKYHTVSYPARTRKVIVSVYITCFLTSIPYYWWPNIWSEDYISTSVHHVLIWVHCFTVYLVPCSIFFILNSIIVYKLRRKSNFRLRGYSTGKTTAILFTITSIFAILWAPRIIMILYHLYVSPINNSWVVHIVSDIANMLALLNTAINFFLYCFISKRFRTMAAAALKAFFKCQKQPVQFYTNHNFSITSSPWISPANSHCIKMLVYQYDKNGKPIKISP, from the exons ATGGAGCACAGCCACCTCCACCTCCACAACGGCTCGCTCCTGGCGCACCACCGCTATGGCTGCGGCTTGGGATACGCACCCGTCGTCTACTacagcctgctgctctgcctcggGCTGCCGG caaACATCTTGACAGTCATCATCCTCTCCCAGCTTGTAGCTCGCAGGCAGAAGTCCTCCTATAATTACCTTCTAGCTCTAGCTGCTGCCGACATCCTGGTTCTCTTCTTCATCGTCTTTGTTGACTTCCTCATGGAAGACTTCATCTTAAACAAACAGATGCCTCAGGTACTGGACAAAATAATTGAGGTCTTGGAATTTTCTTCCATCCACACGTCGATTTGGATCACGGTCCCGCTGACCATCGACAGGTACATCGCGGTGTGCCACCCCCTCAAGTACCACACCGTCTCCTACCCGGCTCGTACCCGCAAAGTCATTGTGAGCGTCTACATCACCTGCTTTTTGACCAGCATCCCCTACTACTGGTGGCCCAACATTTGGAGTGAAGACTACATCAGCACGTCCGTGCACCACGTCCTCATCTGGGTGCACTGCTTCACCGTGTACTTAGTGCCCTGCTCCATCTTCTTCATCCTCAATTCCATCATTGTGTACAAGCTGCGGCGAAAGAGCAATTTCCGCCTGCGAGGGTACTCCACGGGGAAAACAACAGCCATTTTGTTTACTATAACTTCTATTTTTGCCATACTGTGGGCGCCAAGAATAATCATGATATTGTATCACCTCTACGTGTCGCCTATAAACAACAGCTGGGTGGTCCATATTGTGTCGGACATCGCCAATatgctggcactgctgaacACTGCCATTAATTTCTTCCTCTACTGTTTTATTAGCAAAAGGTTTCGCACAATGGCAGCTGCCGCCTTGAAAGCCTTCTTTAAGTGTCAGAAGCAGCCTGTGCAATTCTATACAAACCATAACTTTTCCATAACGAGCAGCCCTTGGATTTCCCCAGCCAACTCTCACTGCATCAAAATGCTTGTTTACCAGTATGATAAGAATGGAAAGCCTATAAAAATATCACCATGA